Genomic window (Musa acuminata AAA Group cultivar baxijiao chromosome BXJ1-9, Cavendish_Baxijiao_AAA, whole genome shotgun sequence):
ATTTAGCGGCTGCATGGGGTCTCAACTAGCAACAGCATATTAAGTAGCATGTAACAAGTTTCTCATGGGTGTCGTCTAATTCTATTTTTTTCATCAGCTTTGGCTCATTAGAAGGATAATATAGCGTATGTAATGGAATCTACGAGAAAAATATGGAGCTTTTCTAGCAGAAATGTGATGACACTTATGAGGTGTCACTCGTTCTTTACCAATCATCTCTGTTGATTGTGTACACAATTACTTTTTTGTTGAGCCCAGAAGAAAAACAAATCAGGGAAGCTAACACGAAGAGATGATGCTTTCCTGATGCATGTAGAGCAGATAACTTGGCATGTATCACTTTGGAAATCTTGTTGCTCAGTTTGCTGTTGTTGGTGGTGGAAAACGTAGATATCGATGAACAATCTTGTTAAGGAAACGTTCTTCTTGTTCTGTTGTGTTACATCCGGACACGGGAATTTCCAAGCAACTCGACCAAGACATTTGATTGGTTGGATCAAAGCAACCACCCTCATCATGTGCATCCTACCCACATTTGACGTCGTCAGCGGTTGCAGCATATCCTGGAGACTGGCCTAACTTTGTCAACCCACATCATAGCACTTCCAAAGAAAGATGTGGTCTTCACAGCAGATATGTTCTTTTTTGTTGTGATAGAGGGCAGCAGGAATCACCATTCACATCCGTGCCAAATCGAAAGCTTAAATCCATGGCAGGACTCGTGATAGGAGGATGGTTCGCGTCTATCTTCTTTGCCAGATTGGCCGATCAGGTCGGCTCCTACATCGGAAAGCAGCTCAAGTATCAGAAGGGTGCGAAGAACAAGCTGAACAAGCTGGAAGTCAATCTCAGAAAGATACATGCCGTGATCCATGCAACCGATCTCGGTCGCCACCAGAAAGAACACTTGGAAGCCTGGTTGTGTGAGCTCAAGGATGCCGCTTTCGAAGCAGAGGACGTGCTGGATGGCTTCGAGTACCAGATCCTCAGGGACACAGTAAAGGGCAAGGACAAGGTGCACACCAACTTCTCATCCGCTTCTGCTAGTTTTGCCCACTCGACTAGTGTCTTTTTTAAGCGTCTATTTTTCCGTGATGAGGATCTAAATGAACTGGACAAGGTTATCGAAAGATTCGATAAGATTGTGGCAACGATTGGGATCTTCCTGTTACCGTCAGATTCAGGTGCTCAGAACCAGAAGCATGGGGTTTTATGTGCCGATGCGCAAAGCGATGTGCCGGAGTGGAGGGAGACGACCTCCATCATGAACGAATCGGAAGTTTTGGGCCGAGAACACGAGATCAACAGTCTCGTACGCCCTCGAGGTCCAACAACGAGAGGTTCTCTGTGGTGTCGATAGTTGGGATCGGAGGGGTGGGAAAGACCACCGTTGCACAATGTGTCTACAATGATAGCCGGATCGATGATCATTTTGATGTGAAATTATGGGTGTGCGTCTCAGAAAAATTCGATGTGAGAAGGCTCACAAGAAAGATGTTGGAGTCCGTTTGCCGAGACAGTCGCCGCCATCTCACAAATCTGGATAcactccaagaaattctcaaggATAAGCTAAAGGATAAGCAGTTCTTAATTGTCCTGGACGATGTGTGGAACGAGGTGAGAAGTAGATGGGAGACCCTCCGGAAACCATTTCATTTTGGAAAGGAGGGTAGCAGAGTTTTAGTTACCTCGAGGATTCCAATGGTAGCAAATAATATGGGCACCAAGGCACGGGTAATCCTTAAGGGCTTAAATGGAGCTGACTACCGGAAATTCTTCGAACGATGTGCATTCGGTGATGCCAACCCCGACGATCATCCGAAATTGAAGTTGATTGGAGAGCGGATAGCCAACAAGCTTGTTGGTTCACCCTTAGCAGCAAAGACCGTGGGGGGGGCATTGAAGTCCAAGTTAGAGGAAGAACACTGGAGGAGTATCATGGAGAGCAAACTGTGGCAAATGCAACAAAAAGGGGATGACATCTTCCCAGCATTGAGGTTGAGTTATGAGCACTTGCCTACTTCCGGCCTGAAACAATGCTTTGTCTACTTTTCTTTGTTTCCCAAGAATTACTGCTTTGAGAAAGACAGACTGGTGCGTATGTGGATGGCACAAGGTTTTCTCCAACCTGGTGAACGAGGGAGGAGACCGGAGGACGTAGGCGAGGACTACTTTGATGAGTTACTGCATCGGTCCTTCTTTCAGGACTCATTGAACGGTCAATCTGGCAATTACGTGGTTCATGATTTGCTGCATCAGCTTGCCGAATCTTTATCTGCACATGAGTACTGTAGAGTTGAAGACGATGAATCAGAGGAAATTCCAGATAAGGTACGCCATGTCTATGTTAGTTCAAGCAATCTGGCTAAGCTTTATGAGACCGCACCCAAGCTGAAAAATTTGCGCAGCCTAGTAGTGAATGGTAGTTTACTGGATACGGTTGCCAAGTCCAAGCTCATGGATTTCATCGAAGTcacattgaaacaactaaaacgcCTTCGAGTCATTGTATTCGATGGGCTAGCGCTGGATGTATTGCCGGAGAGCATTGGTCACATGAGACATCTCCGGTACCTAGAAGTTCCAGGTGGCCAGTTCATAGATTTGCCCAAGTGGATCTGCAGGCTTTACCAGCTACAAGGGTTGAGTCTCCAGTTTCGTTCACCGCTGCATCTGGGCAGGCCTTTACCGAGAGGAATGCACAGATTAGTCAATATGCGTTATCTGAATATAAATCCAGAAAAGGTTTCCACTATCGTCGAGATTGGCAAGTTGAGATCCCTCCAAGAACTACGAGAGTTTCATGTAAGGAAGAAAAATGGATACGAGCTAGGACAGTTGAGGGACATGAGGCAGCTGCGAGGACAATTAAGCATCATGAATCTGGATATGGCAGGAAGTGCAAGCGACTGCAGGGCAGCCGAGTTAGACAATAAAGAGCACCTTAGTGCATTGCATTTGTACTGGGGACAATTAGGAAGAAAAGATAACAACAAGCATGAGGAGGTACTGGAAGCCCTTCGGCCACATCACAATCTCACTGAGTTGAGAATCATAGGCTACATGGGGACCGAGTCTCCAAGTTGGCTGAAGATGTTGTGGTTGTCCAATCTGGAACATATTGAATTGGAGGATTGCCAGGGCTGGGAAGTCTTGCCACCGCTTGGGCAGCTGCCGTTCCTCAAAATCCTGCATCTCAAGTCTCTCAAGTTAGTAAAGCATATTTGCTCTGGATTCTATGGAGGGCATAGCATAGCGTTCCCCTTGCTGGAAGAGCTGCTGTTCAGTGATATGGGTGAATGGAGGCAGTGGTCAGGTGTAAAGGCAAGCTCTCAGTTATTCCCTCGCCTCCGTAGGCTGCAGATTGACCGCTGCCACAAGTTAAGGGGATCGCTTGTTTTGCCTACCATGCTTGAAAGACTTCATGTTGTGCTATCTGATGATGTTACCTGGGAATCATACAAAAAGCCTCATGTCGTGCTATCCGATGATGTTATCTGGGAGAGTAGTGAAACCAATGATATCTCTGCAATTCTGAAACTTAGCATAGATAATATCTCACTTCTCACTAATTGCCTTCCAGCTGAATGCCTTCCCTCACTCCAGAGACTGGATGTTGTTTACTGCAGCTCCCTTGAATCCTTTACCGATGAACAAGAGAAGTGGCTCCAGAGGCTCTCCTCCCTTGAAGAACTAAGATTCAGCGACTGCGACAATCTAACCAGACTGCCAACAGATCTGAATAGCCTTGTATTGCTGAAGACACTGCACATCGAGGGGTGCCCAAAAATTGACTCGCGGCCTGAGAAGGGCATTTAGACATTGCGGGATATCGTCAGAAGATGAGCAACTGGTTGCAAGCCTTGGGGGTTAACCCTGCTTCATGCTCCGCATGTTGCAAGCCTAAATTTTGGGCACTACCATCTTCTGCATTTGGTAAGTGCATTACAACAGCATCATCAAGACATACTCTTCTTAAATTGTCTCTATACTTATCAAGACCATGTTTCTTATACAGATACCATTAAAATACAAAAAGATTTATATCTTTCCTATTAAGAAGAAAACAAATAACAAGAAGACATAGGAACAACACTGCATCTTCTGAACAATGTAAACAAGCGATTAAGAAAATGAACACAACGAAAAATCTCTCTGATGACGTAAATCATCTTTTGGCTACAAAACAATAGACACCAATCTAAATTTTCACAAttaaataagaaaagaagtttataTTTACATTTTTGTAAGTGACTCTAGTGGTTAATTCCTTGCTATTTAATCATTCAGAACCTTACATAGCAGAGTTTCTTAGCAACAGTGCTCTCAACTTACAGGTTTACTAAGTtgtgttttaatttttgtttatccTTGTGGTCAGATGAGATTGTCTATTCCCAATATGATCAGACCGTATCACTTCGACAAAGGATGATCGAAAAGATTCTTCAAGAGTCTCGGGTGCAAGAAGCACATGATGAATACCACCAAAACCTATGACTACAAAGTGAATTAAGTGTATCCAGGAGGGACAAAGTATGGGAAGCATGCTCAACAGAACAGAGTAATTTCAGATTTTTGTTATGTTTGGTGATATCATTCTTGAAAGCCCGAGGTATTGACATGTAAGGATCATGCAAAATCATTCATTTAACCAATGCTGTTTTTTCATGAAATCAATAAGTGAAACAAAATTTCAGATAACAGATTTGTGAGCAAATCGATAAAGGTCAGTTCCAGCCATTGTGAGTCTTACACTGGGGAGGTAACAGTTCTTTCTGAAATCTGTAGCATCTCGGTTCAATCTCCTATCGAAATAGGTAAAGACTTGGATtggcatataaaaaaaaatatgatggatATATTACGATTAAGTTGGATTTATGTATTTTGGGTCAATAATTCATGTTCTATAAAAATTAATAGatcaattattttat
Coding sequences:
- the LOC135592393 gene encoding putative disease resistance RPP13-like protein 1, with the protein product MCRCAKRCAGVEGDDLHHERIGSFGPRTRDQQSRTPSRSNNERFSVVSIVGIGGVGKTTVAQCVYNDSRIDDHFDVKLWVCVSEKFDVRRLTRKMLESVCRDSRRHLTNLDTLQEILKDKLKDKQFLIVLDDVWNEVRSRWETLRKPFHFGKEGSRVLVTSRIPMVANNMGTKARVILKGLNGADYRKFFERCAFGDANPDDHPKLKLIGERIANKLVGSPLAAKTVGGALKSKLEEEHWRSIMESKLWQMQQKGDDIFPALRLSYEHLPTSGLKQCFVYFSLFPKNYCFEKDRLVRMWMAQGFLQPGERGRRPEDVGEDYFDELLHRSFFQDSLNGQSGNYVVHDLLHQLAESLSAHEYCRVEDDESEEIPDKVRHVYVSSSNLAKLYETAPKLKNLRSLVVNGSLLDTVAKSKLMDFIEVTLKQLKRLRVIVFDGLALDVLPESIGHMRHLRYLEVPGGQFIDLPKWICRLYQLQGLSLQFRSPLHLGRPLPRGMHRLVNMRYLNINPEKVSTIVEIGKLRSLQELREFHVRKKNGYELGQLRDMRQLRGQLSIMNLDMAGSASDCRAAELDNKEHLSALHLYWGQLGRKDNNKHEEVLEALRPHHNLTELRIIGYMGTESPSWLKMLWLSNLEHIELEDCQGWEVLPPLGQLPFLKILHLKSLKLVKHICSGFYGGHSIAFPLLEELLFSDMGEWRQWSGVKASSQLFPRLRRLQIDRCHKLRGSLVLPTMLERLHVVLSDDVTWESYKKPHVVLSDDVIWESSETNDISAILKLSIDNISLLTNCLPAECLPSLQRLDVVYCSSLESFTDEQEKWLQRLSSLEELRFSDCDNLTRLPTDLNSLVLLKTLHIEGCPKIDSRPEKGI